The proteins below come from a single Eubacterium limosum genomic window:
- a CDS encoding pyridoxamine 5'-phosphate oxidase family protein: protein MQKVFDFLKKCNTYYLATTDGDQPRVRLFGTIDLFEDKLYIQTGKVKDVSKQILKNPKIEICAFDGQKWLRVQAIAVEDDRVEARQHMLDGYPELQNMYSATDDNTQVFYLKDATATFSSFTEAPEIITF from the coding sequence ATGCAGAAAGTTTTTGATTTTTTGAAAAAGTGTAACACCTACTATCTGGCTACAACAGATGGTGACCAGCCAAGGGTTCGCCTGTTTGGGACGATTGATCTTTTTGAGGACAAGCTCTATATTCAGACAGGAAAAGTAAAGGACGTTTCAAAGCAGATATTGAAAAATCCCAAAATAGAGATCTGTGCTTTTGACGGTCAAAAATGGCTGAGGGTACAGGCGATTGCTGTAGAAGATGACCGTGTGGAGGCCAGACAGCATATGTTAGACGGTTATCCAGAGCTGCAGAATATGTATTCAGCGACTGATGACAATACCCAGGTGTTTTACTTGAAAGACGCTACTGCGACATTCTCCTCATTTACGGAAGCACCGGAGATCATTACATTTTAA
- a CDS encoding cobalamin B12-binding domain-containing protein: MLEALVSFFVELDEDKVIITIQRLIKAGIEKKKVVEALNKALDIIGKKYETGEYTLSDLMMAGILYEQIMEMDCIDISKSIEKTALKNGMIVIGTIESDMHDIGKSLFKSVASTSGFKVVDLGVNVKPEIFCQKIKELNPDIVGISAVLTGAISHLRKAIDAITQEGLRDQVKIIIGGSVVDAAVCKEVGADGFTDDAIQGVEICQKWMNSDG, translated from the coding sequence ATGTTAGAGGCACTTGTATCCTTTTTCGTTGAGCTGGATGAAGATAAGGTTATTATAACCATACAACGTCTGATAAAGGCAGGAATCGAAAAGAAAAAGGTCGTGGAAGCATTGAATAAGGCTTTAGATATTATCGGAAAAAAGTACGAGACTGGAGAGTATACCTTATCGGATTTAATGATGGCGGGCATTCTCTATGAACAGATAATGGAGATGGACTGTATTGATATTTCAAAATCCATTGAAAAAACAGCGCTGAAAAATGGGATGATCGTTATTGGAACGATTGAGAGTGACATGCATGATATTGGAAAATCGCTGTTTAAAAGTGTTGCCTCAACTTCTGGGTTTAAGGTGGTTGATCTTGGTGTCAATGTAAAGCCTGAAATTTTCTGTCAAAAGATAAAAGAGCTTAACCCAGACATTGTCGGGATCAGCGCAGTACTTACCGGTGCGATCAGCCATCTTCGGAAGGCGATTGACGCCATTACACAGGAAGGGCTGAGAGATCAGGTGAAGATCATTATTGGCGGTAGTGTAGTGGATGCCGCTGTCTGTAAGGAAGTAGGCGCAGACGGTTTTACGGACGATGCGATTCAAGGTGTCGAAATATGTCAAAAATGGATGAACAGTGATGGGTGA